Proteins encoded by one window of Acidipropionibacterium virtanenii:
- a CDS encoding MoaD/ThiS family protein, with protein sequence MIMHYYGGAGEAAGTAEEAVDAVPGETVAELADRLVTVHPGLARTMAVCSFFVDGASTRREDRLPDDARVDVLPPFAGG encoded by the coding sequence ATGATCATGCATTACTACGGCGGTGCGGGCGAGGCCGCCGGGACCGCAGAGGAGGCTGTCGACGCCGTCCCCGGGGAGACGGTGGCCGAGCTTGCCGACCGGTTGGTGACGGTTCATCCGGGGCTGGCCAGAACGATGGCCGTGTGCAGCTTCTTCGTCGACGGCGCCTCGACCCGCCGCGAGGACAGGCTGCCCGATGACGCCCGCGTCGACGTCCTGCCACCCTTCGCCGGAGGATGA
- the moaA gene encoding GTP 3',8-cyclase MoaA, whose product MSVSARVESLPDRFGRVATDLRVSVTDKCNLRCTYCMPVEGMVWLPREELLTDDELIRLIGIGVKRLGITKVRFTGGEPLVRPTLESLVAATVAMRTPDGVAPATALTTNGIGLDRRAAGLAAAGLGRVNISLDSIDPGRFAAVARRDRLDDVLAGIDAALDAGLSPVKINAVPQRSYRDDAPELLSFCLDRDLELRFIEYMPIGAPGWSADAVISADDMFDALRSAGYTLAEDPGPRGSAPAQRWTVTAPDGRTGRMGIIASVTRPFCGDCSRTRLTADGQIRNCLFSTRETDLRSAIRSGADDDELIKLWQGEMWRKAAAHGSDGAHGSGGFGESSRRMSAIGG is encoded by the coding sequence ATGAGCGTCTCCGCGCGGGTGGAGTCTCTGCCCGACCGGTTCGGCCGGGTGGCCACCGATCTGCGCGTCTCGGTGACTGACAAGTGCAACCTGCGCTGCACCTACTGCATGCCCGTCGAGGGCATGGTCTGGCTGCCGCGCGAGGAGCTGCTCACCGACGACGAACTGATCCGGCTGATCGGGATCGGCGTGAAGAGGCTGGGGATCACGAAGGTGCGCTTCACCGGCGGCGAGCCGCTCGTCCGCCCGACCCTGGAGTCTCTGGTCGCCGCCACGGTCGCGATGCGCACCCCCGACGGCGTCGCCCCCGCGACCGCGCTCACCACCAACGGCATCGGCCTGGACCGCCGGGCCGCCGGGCTGGCGGCGGCCGGACTGGGTCGGGTCAACATCTCGCTGGATTCCATCGACCCCGGCCGCTTCGCCGCCGTGGCACGGCGCGACCGGCTCGACGACGTCCTGGCTGGCATCGACGCCGCGCTGGACGCCGGGCTTTCCCCGGTGAAGATCAATGCCGTGCCGCAGCGCAGCTACCGCGACGACGCCCCCGAACTGCTGAGCTTCTGCCTGGACCGCGACCTGGAACTGCGATTCATCGAGTACATGCCGATCGGCGCCCCCGGCTGGTCCGCCGACGCCGTGATCAGCGCCGACGACATGTTCGACGCGCTGCGCTCGGCCGGATACACCCTGGCCGAGGATCCGGGACCGCGCGGCTCGGCACCGGCCCAGCGGTGGACGGTCACCGCCCCCGACGGGCGCACCGGCAGGATGGGGATCATCGCCTCGGTCACCCGCCCGTTCTGCGGGGACTGCTCGCGCACCCGGTTGACGGCCGACGGCCAGATCCGCAACTGCCTGTTCTCCACCCGCGAGACCGATCTGCGCAGCGCGATTCGCTCCGGTGCCGACGATGACGAGTTGATCAAGCTCTGGCAAGGTGAGATGTGGCGCAAGGCGGCGGCCCACGGTTCGGACGGGGCTCATGGGTCGGGGGGGTTCGGGGAATCATCGCGCCGGATGTCGGCGATCGGAGGATGA
- a CDS encoding regulator: MRVADVARECGLHVNTVREPLDVLLELGLVERERMPVAGRGRPAWGYVSRALSGPASSVEMLRHMARSTIAWMRATAADPMAAGRDLGHHLGDDALATAKVPDHDVGEISPGFELAAHMTKIRVFLTAFGLAAEPHPEIPTALVLRDCPFADPAAPDPVAFAIRQGMVERVVERTARGLAAPTFRDGDDPWVTEVVLVPTGPGRIRRPAS; encoded by the coding sequence GTGAGGGTCGCCGACGTGGCGCGCGAGTGCGGGCTGCACGTCAACACCGTGCGCGAGCCCCTCGACGTGCTGCTGGAACTGGGCCTGGTGGAGCGCGAGCGGATGCCCGTGGCCGGCCGCGGCCGACCGGCCTGGGGGTATGTGAGTCGTGCCCTGTCGGGCCCCGCCTCCTCGGTCGAGATGCTGCGCCATATGGCACGGTCGACCATCGCCTGGATGCGCGCCACCGCCGCCGATCCGATGGCCGCCGGGCGGGATCTGGGCCATCATCTGGGCGACGACGCGCTGGCCACCGCGAAGGTGCCCGATCACGACGTCGGCGAGATCTCGCCCGGTTTCGAGCTGGCCGCCCATATGACCAAGATCCGGGTCTTCCTCACCGCCTTCGGGCTGGCCGCCGAGCCGCACCCGGAGATCCCTACCGCCCTGGTGCTGCGCGACTGCCCCTTCGCCGATCCGGCCGCTCCCGACCCGGTGGCCTTCGCGATCCGCCAGGGGATGGTGGAGCGGGTTGTGGAGCGGACCGCCCGGGGCCTGGCCGCGCCCACCTTCCGCGACGGGGACGACCCGTGGGTGACCGAGGTGGTCCTCGTGCCGACCGGACCGGGGCGGATCCGGAGGCCGGCGTCATGA
- the narI gene encoding respiratory nitrate reductase subunit gamma, whose translation MSTAELVLWVGMPYLSIVMLVGGLIWRYRSDQFGWTSRSSQWNEPAILRWASPLFHFGMLFVFLGHVIGLAIPESWTSAVGIPEGVYHYISMIPGTLAAVATLIGMAGLIYRRVVVKSVRLATTTMDIVMYTLLGIAVALGSWATIHQQIIGGGYDYRQTISPWFRTIPLFQPNPALMATVPLDYKLHIVAAMILFCVWPFTRLVHVLSAPVAYPTRPAIVYRSRDENLAAGPRRRGW comes from the coding sequence ATGAGCACGGCGGAACTGGTGCTGTGGGTGGGCATGCCCTACCTGTCCATCGTCATGCTGGTCGGCGGGCTCATCTGGCGCTACCGCAGTGATCAATTCGGCTGGACCAGCCGATCCAGCCAGTGGAACGAGCCCGCGATCCTGCGCTGGGCCTCCCCGCTGTTCCATTTCGGGATGCTCTTCGTGTTCCTGGGCCACGTCATCGGACTGGCGATCCCCGAGTCCTGGACGTCGGCGGTCGGCATCCCCGAGGGCGTCTACCACTACATCTCGATGATCCCCGGGACGCTGGCCGCCGTCGCCACCCTGATCGGGATGGCCGGGCTCATCTACCGCCGCGTCGTCGTCAAGTCGGTGCGGCTGGCCACCACGACGATGGACATCGTGATGTACACCCTGCTGGGCATCGCCGTAGCGCTGGGATCCTGGGCCACGATCCACCAGCAGATCATCGGGGGCGGCTACGACTACCGCCAGACCATCAGCCCGTGGTTCCGCACCATCCCGCTGTTCCAGCCCAACCCTGCGCTGATGGCCACGGTGCCCCTCGACTACAAGTTGCATATCGTGGCGGCCATGATCCTGTTCTGCGTCTGGCCCTTCACCAGGCTGGTCCATGTGCTCTCGGCCCCGGTGGCCTACCCCACCCGGCCGGCCATCGTCTACCGCTCCCGCGACGAGAACCTGGCCGCCGGCCCCAGACGTCGGGGGTGGTGA
- the narJ gene encoding nitrate reductase molybdenum cofactor assembly chaperone — MAAGLLLDYPGDGLPGVLDAVTRDAALMPGPASGEIAAFCAVARRWGLRRLQEHYVETFDQRRRCALYLTYYSAGDTRGRGAAILGFREIMGRAGFEMAREELPDYLPVVLEFCALNETASGDELLRANREGLEVIRAALVSASSPYAHLLEALCTTLPPLDDATLARYQELINQGPPTELVGIAALDATPSPAAPAAPSPGSAGGRS, encoded by the coding sequence ATGGCCGCCGGGCTGCTGCTCGACTACCCCGGCGACGGGCTGCCCGGCGTCCTGGACGCCGTGACCCGCGACGCCGCCCTGATGCCGGGCCCGGCGTCCGGCGAGATCGCCGCCTTCTGCGCGGTGGCCCGCCGATGGGGGCTGCGACGTCTCCAGGAGCACTATGTGGAGACCTTCGACCAGCGGCGCCGCTGCGCGCTGTACCTCACCTACTACTCGGCCGGGGATACCCGCGGCCGGGGCGCGGCGATCCTCGGATTCCGCGAGATCATGGGCCGCGCCGGCTTCGAGATGGCCCGCGAGGAACTGCCCGACTACCTGCCCGTCGTCCTGGAGTTCTGCGCCCTCAACGAGACGGCGTCCGGCGACGAGCTGCTGCGCGCCAACCGGGAGGGCCTGGAGGTGATCCGCGCCGCCCTGGTGTCGGCGTCCAGCCCCTACGCCCATCTGCTCGAGGCGCTGTGCACCACGCTGCCGCCGCTGGACGACGCCACCCTGGCCCGCTACCAGGAACTCATCAACCAGGGCCCGCCCACCGAGCTGGTGGGGATCGCGGCCCTCGACGCGACGCCCTCCCCTGCGGCCCCCGCCGCCCCGTCCCCAGGCTCAGCAGGAGGCCGATCATGA
- the narH gene encoding nitrate reductase subunit beta, with the protein MKVMAQIAMVMNLDKCIGCHTCSVTCKQAWTNREGTEYMWFNDVETRPGVGYPRGWEDQDKWKGGWRRTAGGRLVPRQGGRLATLGRIFSNPNLPGVNDYYEPWTYEYDTLLSAPASRTTPTARATSTLTGQHKDTIAWGPNWDDDLGGSMETLDADPVLHQMNLEVAKTIEYTFMFYLPRICEHCLNPTCVAACPSGAMYKRVEDGIVLVDQDRCRGWRMCVSGCPYKKVYFNHKTGKAEKCTLCYPRLEAGQPTVCSETCVGRLRYLGVLLYDADRVTWAASQKDERDLYAAQRDILLDPNDPAVIEAAKADGVAHSWIQAAQASPIWDLITRYQVALPLHPEYRTLPMVWYVPPLSPVVDAVTASGSDGENHKVLLAAISQMRIPMEYLAGLFSAGDTAPVERSLRRLAAMRSYMRDVFMGNDADETIPEAVGMTGDDVRAMYRLLSIAKYDERYVIPTTRTGMPPGITELEGCPVDYDVEAFHGAAPGATTPGAAPAGTRTLPLEVL; encoded by the coding sequence ATGAAGGTCATGGCGCAGATCGCGATGGTGATGAACCTCGACAAGTGCATCGGGTGCCACACCTGCTCGGTCACCTGCAAGCAGGCGTGGACCAACCGCGAGGGCACCGAGTACATGTGGTTCAACGACGTGGAGACCCGCCCCGGCGTCGGCTACCCCCGGGGCTGGGAGGATCAGGACAAGTGGAAGGGGGGCTGGCGGCGCACCGCCGGCGGCAGGCTCGTGCCCCGGCAGGGCGGACGCCTGGCCACCCTGGGCAGGATCTTCTCCAACCCGAACCTGCCCGGCGTCAACGACTACTACGAGCCGTGGACCTACGAGTACGACACCCTGCTGAGCGCACCGGCGTCGCGCACCACCCCCACCGCCCGGGCGACGTCCACCCTCACCGGGCAGCACAAGGACACCATCGCCTGGGGACCCAACTGGGACGACGACCTCGGCGGCTCCATGGAGACCCTCGACGCCGACCCCGTCCTGCACCAGATGAACCTCGAGGTCGCCAAGACCATCGAGTACACCTTCATGTTCTACCTGCCGCGGATCTGCGAGCACTGCCTCAACCCCACCTGCGTGGCCGCCTGCCCCTCGGGAGCCATGTACAAGCGGGTCGAGGACGGCATCGTGCTCGTCGACCAGGACCGCTGCCGCGGCTGGCGGATGTGCGTCTCCGGCTGCCCGTACAAGAAGGTCTACTTCAACCACAAGACCGGCAAGGCCGAGAAGTGCACCCTGTGCTACCCGCGCCTGGAGGCCGGCCAGCCCACCGTCTGCTCGGAGACCTGCGTCGGCCGGCTGCGCTACCTCGGAGTGCTGCTCTACGACGCCGACCGGGTCACCTGGGCCGCCTCGCAGAAAGACGAGCGCGACCTCTACGCCGCCCAGCGGGACATCCTGCTGGACCCCAACGACCCCGCGGTCATCGAGGCGGCCAAGGCCGACGGCGTCGCCCACTCCTGGATCCAGGCCGCCCAGGCCTCCCCGATCTGGGACCTCATCACCCGCTACCAGGTGGCCCTGCCGCTGCATCCCGAGTACCGCACCCTGCCGATGGTCTGGTACGTGCCGCCGCTGTCCCCGGTGGTCGACGCCGTCACCGCCTCGGGCTCCGACGGCGAGAACCACAAGGTGCTGCTGGCGGCGATCTCCCAGATGCGCATCCCGATGGAGTACCTCGCGGGGCTGTTCAGCGCCGGTGACACCGCGCCGGTGGAGAGGTCACTGCGCAGACTGGCGGCGATGCGCAGCTACATGCGCGACGTCTTCATGGGGAATGACGCCGACGAGACCATCCCGGAGGCGGTCGGCATGACCGGCGACGACGTCCGGGCCATGTACCGGTTGCTGTCGATCGCCAAGTACGACGAGCGCTACGTCATCCCCACCACCCGCACCGGGATGCCGCCGGGCATCACGGAGCTGGAGGGCTGCCCGGTCGACTACGATGTCGAAGCCTTCCACGGCGCTGCTCCCGGCGCCACGACCCCCGGGGCCGCACCGGCCGGCACCCGCACCCTGCCCTTGGAGGTTCTCTGA